Proteins from a genomic interval of Vicinamibacterales bacterium:
- the hisI gene encoding phosphoribosyl-AMP cyclohydrolase produces the protein MDFSKLSGLIPAVVQDETSGEVLMVGFMNEEALARTRATGFATFFSRTRNALWTKGETSGNRLQVSELLVDCDDDTVLLRVKRLGDGNVCHTGERTCFRKVE, from the coding sequence ATGGATTTTTCGAAGCTCTCCGGGTTGATTCCCGCGGTCGTGCAGGACGAGACGTCGGGTGAAGTGCTGATGGTGGGGTTCATGAACGAAGAGGCGCTGGCGCGCACGCGGGCGACGGGCTTCGCGACCTTCTTCAGCCGCACGCGCAACGCGCTCTGGACGAAGGGGGAGACGTCCGGCAACCGGCTGCAGGTCTCGGAACTGCTCGTCGACTGCGACGACGATACCGTGCTGCTGCGGGTCAAGCGTCTGGGCGACGGCAACGTGTGCCACACCGGCGAGCGCACGTGCTTCAGGAAGGTGGAATAG
- the ggt gene encoding gamma-glutamyltransferase, giving the protein MKKLVFSIALVAFASAPAHRAMQTRDSVSSRDGLVVCTSAPACDAGAAILARGGNAVDAAVATAFALAVTLPSAGNIGGGGFMVVRRPDGDVTTFDYREKAPLKATRTMYMKDGKVVPALTNAGYLAPGVPGSVRGLALAHKRFGKLPWKDVVMPGVRLAEEGFAMSAALARGLNSQVSGAMGKFPASVAAYGKPGGGAWSGGDRLVLTDLGKTLRAIATDGPDAFYTGWIADRIADDMAANGGLITKADLAAYEAKERAPVKGTFRGFDIISMGPPSSGGVALIQMLNMLEHFDLKAKGAASAEARHLEIEAMRRAYLDRARHLGDPDFVQVPLARLLSKDYAKTLAATIDPAKASSSVELGRDIVTTTAQEADETTHYSVIDKDGMAVSTTTTLEGGYGSRVVVKGAGFLLNNEMGDFNKNPGITLPDGTIGTPANLIDPGKRMLSSMTPTIVARNGRVVLITGSPGGRTIINTVFNVVLNVTEFGMDVRAAVDGARMHHQWLPDQATIERSGAADGLLASLQKMGHTVKTGTSQGDANSIGVDAAGVAWGAADSRSPDGKASPGLTSAASKQ; this is encoded by the coding sequence ATGAAAAAGCTCGTTTTCTCGATCGCGCTCGTCGCGTTCGCCTCTGCGCCCGCGCACCGCGCCATGCAGACGCGCGACAGCGTATCGTCCAGGGACGGCCTCGTCGTGTGTACGTCAGCGCCCGCCTGTGACGCCGGCGCCGCCATCCTCGCCAGGGGCGGCAACGCGGTGGACGCGGCGGTCGCGACGGCATTCGCCCTGGCGGTGACGCTGCCCAGCGCCGGCAACATCGGGGGCGGTGGCTTCATGGTCGTGCGGCGCCCCGACGGGGACGTGACGACATTCGATTACCGCGAGAAGGCGCCGTTGAAGGCGACGCGGACGATGTACATGAAGGATGGCAAGGTGGTGCCGGCCCTGACCAATGCCGGCTACCTGGCCCCAGGCGTACCGGGCAGCGTCCGCGGTCTTGCGCTCGCGCACAAGCGGTTCGGGAAGCTGCCGTGGAAGGACGTGGTGATGCCGGGGGTGCGGCTCGCCGAGGAAGGGTTCGCGATGTCGGCGGCGCTGGCGCGCGGCCTCAACTCCCAGGTGTCGGGCGCGATGGGGAAGTTCCCGGCGTCGGTCGCCGCATACGGCAAGCCGGGCGGCGGCGCCTGGAGCGGCGGCGATCGCCTCGTGCTCACCGACCTGGGCAAGACCCTGCGCGCGATTGCCACCGACGGGCCGGACGCCTTCTACACCGGCTGGATCGCGGATCGCATCGCCGACGACATGGCGGCAAACGGCGGACTGATCACGAAGGCCGATCTCGCCGCCTACGAGGCCAAGGAGCGCGCACCGGTGAAGGGCACGTTCCGAGGCTTCGACATCATCTCCATGGGGCCGCCGAGCTCCGGCGGTGTCGCGCTGATCCAGATGCTCAACATGCTGGAGCACTTCGATTTGAAGGCGAAGGGAGCGGCCTCAGCCGAGGCGCGCCATCTCGAGATCGAGGCCATGCGGCGCGCGTATCTCGATCGGGCGCGGCACCTCGGCGATCCGGACTTCGTGCAGGTGCCGCTCGCCCGTCTGCTCTCGAAGGATTATGCGAAGACGCTCGCGGCGACGATCGATCCGGCAAAGGCCAGCAGCAGCGTGGAGCTCGGCAGGGACATCGTCACCACCACGGCGCAGGAAGCCGACGAGACGACGCACTACTCCGTTATCGACAAGGACGGGATGGCGGTGAGCACCACCACCACGCTCGAGGGCGGCTATGGCTCCCGCGTCGTGGTGAAAGGAGCGGGATTCCTGCTCAACAACGAGATGGGGGACTTCAACAAGAACCCCGGGATCACGCTGCCCGACGGGACGATCGGCACGCCGGCGAACCTGATCGATCCGGGCAAGCGGATGCTCAGCTCCATGACGCCGACGATCGTGGCGCGCAACGGCAGGGTCGTGCTCATCACCGGATCGCCGGGCGGCCGGACGATCATCAACACCGTGTTCAACGTGGTGCTCAACGTGACCGAATTCGGCATGGACGTGCGCGCGGCGGTGGACGGGGCGCGGATGCACCATCAGTGGCTGCCCGATCAGGCGACCATCGAGCGCTCCGGCGCCGCGGACGGCCTGCTTGCGAGTCTGCAGAAGATGGGGCACACGGTGAAGACGGGGACGAGCCAGGGAGACGCCAACTCGATCGGCGTCGATGCCGCCGGCGTGGCGTGGGGGGCGGCGGACAGCCGCAGCCCCGACGGCAAGGCGTCCCCCGGCTTGACTTCGGCGGCATCGAAGCAATAG
- the hisG gene encoding ATP phosphoribosyltransferase, with protein MARLRLGIPKGSLQDATLQLFARAGFNIYASTRSYFPSIDDPEIECMLIRAQEMARYVADGVLDAGLTGLDWVAEHAASNGGQSGVVPLADLVYAKQSFGKVRWVLAVPEDSRYRSPQDLEGATVATELVKATEAYFARLGVNVKVEFSWGATEVKPPTLADAIVEVTETGSSLRANRLRIIDTVVESNTQLIANPEALADAWKATKLDNIALLLRAAIEAQGRVGIMLNVRRDDLERVLSLLPALQRPTISPLSDAGWVAVNTIIEERTVRDLIPRLKAASAQGIVEYPLNKIVL; from the coding sequence GTGGCGCGGCTCAGACTCGGAATTCCCAAAGGATCGCTGCAGGACGCGACGCTGCAGCTCTTCGCGCGCGCCGGCTTCAACATCTACGCGAGCACCCGGTCGTACTTTCCCAGCATCGACGACCCGGAGATCGAGTGCATGCTCATTCGTGCGCAGGAGATGGCGCGCTACGTCGCGGACGGCGTGCTCGACGCGGGCCTGACCGGCCTCGACTGGGTGGCGGAGCACGCCGCCTCGAACGGCGGCCAGTCGGGCGTCGTCCCGCTCGCCGATCTCGTGTACGCGAAGCAGAGCTTCGGCAAGGTGCGATGGGTGCTGGCGGTTCCGGAGGATTCGCGGTACCGGTCGCCGCAGGATCTCGAGGGTGCGACGGTCGCAACCGAACTGGTGAAGGCGACCGAGGCGTACTTCGCGCGGCTGGGGGTGAACGTCAAGGTGGAGTTCTCCTGGGGCGCCACCGAGGTGAAGCCGCCGACGCTGGCGGACGCGATCGTCGAGGTCACCGAAACCGGTTCGTCGCTTCGCGCCAACCGCCTCCGGATCATCGACACGGTCGTCGAATCCAATACCCAGCTGATCGCGAATCCCGAGGCGCTCGCCGATGCGTGGAAGGCGACGAAACTCGACAACATCGCGCTGCTGCTGCGCGCCGCGATCGAGGCGCAGGGGCGCGTGGGGATCATGCTCAACGTCCGCCGCGACGATCTCGAGCGGGTGCTGTCGCTGCTGCCGGCGCTGCAGCGGCCGACGATCTCGCCGCTGAGCGACGCCGGATGGGTGGCGGTGAACACGATCATCGAGGAGCGCACCGTGCGCGACCTGATTCCGCGGCTCAAGGCTGCGAGCGCGCAGGGCATCGTCGAGTACCCGCTGAACAAGATCGTGCTCTAG